Proteins co-encoded in one Pseudomonas beijingensis genomic window:
- a CDS encoding class I SAM-dependent methyltransferase, giving the protein MSKPIKLDFSEKYDEQHAREYFHKHRRGLSRRLSNQRDQQLARRALTLVGDPGLVLDLPCGAGRFWSLLAEKPNRVIIGADNSEAMLNTALEAQPTDVVKRVRPLHTSAFDIALPDNAVDSIFCMRLLHHIGEPAHRLAILKEFERVSRDSVIVSLWVDGNFKAWKRKRLERTRGQKDYQNRFVLPTDTVEGEFRQAGFRIQERLDFLPLYAMWRVYVLRKR; this is encoded by the coding sequence ATGTCCAAACCCATCAAGCTGGATTTTTCCGAAAAATACGACGAGCAGCACGCCAGGGAATATTTTCACAAGCATCGCCGCGGCTTGAGTCGCCGTCTTTCCAACCAGCGAGACCAACAATTGGCCCGACGTGCATTGACACTCGTCGGAGATCCCGGCCTGGTCCTGGACCTGCCCTGCGGTGCCGGGCGCTTCTGGTCCTTGTTGGCCGAAAAACCGAACCGGGTCATCATCGGCGCGGACAATTCCGAAGCCATGCTCAATACCGCGTTGGAGGCTCAACCGACGGATGTCGTAAAACGGGTACGGCCCTTGCACACTTCTGCGTTCGACATCGCCTTACCTGATAACGCCGTCGACAGCATTTTTTGTATGCGCCTGTTGCATCACATCGGTGAACCCGCGCATCGACTGGCGATTCTGAAGGAGTTCGAGCGTGTCAGTCGTGACAGCGTGATCGTTTCATTGTGGGTCGATGGCAATTTCAAGGCCTGGAAACGCAAGCGCCTGGAGCGCACCCGTGGGCAGAAAGACTACCAGAATCGATTTGTGTTACCGACTGATACAGTTGAAGGGGAGTTTCGGCAGGCCGGGTTTCGCATTCAGGAACGACTGGATTTCCTACCGCTCTATGCCATGTGGCGAGTTTATGTATTACGCAAGAGGTAA
- a CDS encoding phosphatase PAP2 family protein, whose amino-acid sequence MVSTAIRPASRPLNLWIALGLPAVVAVILVLLELTTLDMDLAKLFYDPMAGGFIGRHSFFLEDILHDRAKEVVIVFSVLAILGFIGTFFIARLKPFKRELGCLVLSLALATSFVTPMKAVTAVQCPWSLKEFGGQETYSELLSPRPATDKPGRCWPGGHAATGFTLFALFFVLRDRRPRLARRALILAFTLGTVFSLGRMMQGAHFFSHNVWTAVFCWLICLGCYYYILYRPAARADRVALSQPANA is encoded by the coding sequence ATGGTCTCCACCGCCATCCGCCCCGCTTCCAGACCGCTGAATTTATGGATTGCCTTGGGCCTGCCTGCCGTTGTCGCGGTCATTCTGGTACTGCTGGAACTGACCACCCTGGACATGGACCTGGCCAAGCTGTTTTACGACCCGATGGCGGGTGGCTTTATCGGTCGGCACAGTTTTTTTCTGGAGGACATCCTCCACGATCGAGCCAAAGAGGTGGTGATCGTGTTCTCCGTGCTGGCGATCCTCGGCTTCATCGGTACGTTTTTCATCGCCCGGCTCAAACCGTTCAAGCGGGAACTGGGCTGCCTGGTGTTGTCCCTGGCACTGGCGACGTCCTTCGTCACGCCGATGAAAGCCGTGACGGCAGTCCAATGCCCCTGGAGCCTGAAGGAATTCGGCGGCCAGGAAACCTACAGTGAGCTGCTCAGCCCACGCCCGGCCACAGATAAACCCGGCCGATGCTGGCCCGGCGGCCACGCGGCCACCGGGTTCACGCTGTTTGCGCTGTTCTTCGTCCTGCGCGATCGCCGCCCGCGCCTGGCCCGCCGGGCCTTGATACTCGCCTTCACGCTGGGCACGGTGTTTTCCCTGGGGCGGATGATGCAAGGGGCGCACTTCTTTTCCCATAACGTGTGGACGGCGGTGTTCTGTTGGCTGATTTGCCTGGGGTGTTACTACTACATCCTGTACCGACCGGCCGCCAGGGCTGATCGCGTAGCGCTGAGCCAACCCGCCAACGCCTGA
- the colR gene encoding two-component system response regulator ColR: MRILLVEDNRDILANLADYLGLKGYTVDCAQDGLSGLHLAATEHYDLIVLDIMLPGIDGYTLCKRLREDARRDTPVIMLTARDQLDDRLQGFKSGADDYLIKPFALSELAARIEAVMRRAQGGGRRALQVGDLSYDLDTLEVTREGKLLKLNPVGLKLLAVLMQKSPHVLRREILEEALWGDDCPDSDSLRSHVHQLRQVIDKPFEKPLLHTVHGVGYRLAEGRDGV, translated from the coding sequence ATGCGAATTCTATTGGTCGAAGACAACCGCGATATCCTGGCCAACCTGGCCGATTACCTGGGGCTCAAGGGCTACACCGTTGATTGTGCCCAGGACGGTTTGTCGGGGTTGCATCTGGCGGCGACCGAACACTACGACCTGATCGTGCTCGATATCATGCTGCCGGGCATCGACGGCTACACCTTGTGCAAGCGTCTGCGCGAAGACGCCCGGCGCGATACGCCGGTGATCATGCTCACCGCCCGGGATCAGTTGGACGATCGCCTGCAGGGCTTCAAGTCCGGGGCCGATGACTACCTGATCAAACCGTTTGCCCTGTCGGAACTGGCGGCGCGGATCGAAGCCGTCATGCGTCGGGCCCAGGGCGGTGGCCGCCGTGCCTTGCAGGTCGGCGACCTGAGCTACGACCTCGATACCCTGGAAGTGACCCGTGAAGGCAAGCTGCTCAAGCTCAACCCCGTGGGCCTGAAGCTGCTGGCGGTACTGATGCAGAAAAGTCCCCACGTGTTGCGCCGCGAAATCCTTGAAGAAGCGTTGTGGGGTGACGATTGCCCGGACAGCGACAGCTTGCGCAGCCACGTCCATCAACTGCGCCAGGTGATCGACAAACCGTTCGAAAAACCGTTGTTGCACACCGTGCATGGCGTCGGCTATCGCCTGGCCGAGGGCCGCGATGGAGTTTAA
- a CDS encoding SDR family oxidoreductase — protein sequence MQLTDKVIIITGGCQGLGRSMAEYFADKGAKLALVDLNQEKLDQAVAACAAKGVEARAYLCNVANEEQVTDMVARVAEDFGAIHGLINNAGILRDGLLLKVKDGEMTKMSLAQWQAVIDVNLTGVFLCTREVAAKMVELKNSGAIINISSISRAGNVGQTNYSAAKAGVAAATVTWAKELARYGIRVAGIAPGFIETEMTLSMKPEALEKMTSGIPLKRMGKPEEIAHSAAYIFENDYYTGRILEMDGGLRI from the coding sequence ATGCAACTCACTGACAAAGTAATCATTATCACCGGCGGTTGCCAGGGCCTGGGCCGCTCCATGGCCGAGTATTTCGCGGACAAAGGCGCCAAGCTCGCGCTGGTGGACCTCAATCAGGAAAAACTCGACCAGGCGGTTGCCGCCTGCGCAGCCAAGGGCGTCGAGGCGCGTGCCTACCTGTGCAACGTCGCCAATGAAGAACAAGTGACCGACATGGTTGCCCGGGTGGCCGAGGACTTCGGCGCGATCCACGGGTTGATCAACAACGCCGGGATCCTGCGCGACGGCCTGCTGCTCAAGGTCAAGGACGGCGAAATGACCAAGATGAGCCTGGCCCAGTGGCAGGCGGTGATCGACGTCAACCTCACCGGTGTGTTCCTGTGCACCCGTGAAGTGGCGGCGAAAATGGTCGAACTGAAGAACAGCGGCGCCATCATCAACATTTCGTCGATCTCCCGCGCCGGCAACGTCGGCCAAACCAACTACTCGGCCGCCAAGGCTGGCGTGGCCGCTGCCACTGTGACCTGGGCCAAGGAGCTGGCGCGCTACGGCATCCGTGTCGCCGGCATAGCCCCGGGCTTCATCGAAACCGAGATGACCCTGAGCATGAAACCCGAGGCCCTGGAGAAAATGACCTCGGGGATTCCGCTCAAGCGCATGGGCAAGCCGGAGGAGATTGCTCATTCGGCGGCGTATATCTTCGAGAACGACTACTACACCGGTCGGATTCTGGAGATGGATGGTGGGTTGCGCATCTAG
- the groL gene encoding chaperonin GroEL (60 kDa chaperone family; promotes refolding of misfolded polypeptides especially under stressful conditions; forms two stacked rings of heptamers to form a barrel-shaped 14mer; ends can be capped by GroES; misfolded proteins enter the barrel where they are refolded when GroES binds): MAAKEVKFGDSARKKMLAGVNVLADAVKATLGPKGRNVIIEKSFGAPTITKDGVSVAKEIELKDRFENMGAQLVKDVASRANDDAGDGTTTATVLAQSIVNEGLKAVAAGMNPMDLKRGIDKATIAIVKELKALSKPCADTKAIAQVGTISANSDNSIGDIIAEAMEKVGKEGVITVEEGSGLENELSVVEGMQFDRGYLSPYFVNKPDTMTAELDGPLILLVDKKISNIREMLPVLEAVAKAGRPLLIVAEDVEGEALATLVVNNMRGIVKVAAVKAPGFGDRRKAMLQDIAVLTGGTVISEEIGLSLESTTLEHLGNAKRVILSKENTTVIDGAGVEADIQARVTQIRAQVAETSSDYDREKLQERLAKLSGGVAVIKVGAGSEVEMKEKKARVEDALHATRAAVEEGVVPGGGVALVRALQAISELKGDNDDQNVGIQLLRRAVEAPLRQIVANSGDEPSVVVDKVKQGSGNYGYNAATGEYGDMIEMGILDPAKVTRSALQAASSIASLMITTEAMIAEIKEDAPAGGGMPDMGGMGGMGGMM; encoded by the coding sequence ATGGCTGCTAAAGAAGTTAAATTCGGCGATTCCGCCCGCAAGAAAATGCTCGCCGGTGTCAACGTCCTGGCTGACGCAGTAAAAGCGACCCTGGGCCCGAAAGGCCGTAACGTGATCATCGAGAAGAGCTTCGGCGCTCCGACCATCACCAAGGACGGCGTTTCCGTAGCCAAAGAAATCGAGCTCAAGGATCGTTTCGAAAACATGGGCGCGCAACTGGTCAAAGACGTTGCCTCCCGTGCCAACGATGACGCCGGTGACGGCACCACCACCGCGACCGTACTGGCTCAGTCTATCGTCAACGAAGGCCTGAAAGCCGTCGCTGCCGGCATGAACCCGATGGACCTCAAGCGCGGTATCGACAAGGCGACCATCGCCATCGTCAAAGAGTTGAAAGCCCTGTCCAAGCCATGCGCTGACACCAAGGCAATCGCTCAGGTCGGCACCATCTCGGCCAACTCCGACAACTCCATCGGTGACATCATTGCCGAAGCCATGGAAAAAGTCGGCAAAGAAGGCGTGATCACCGTTGAAGAAGGCTCGGGCCTGGAAAACGAACTGTCGGTTGTTGAAGGCATGCAGTTCGACCGTGGCTACCTGTCCCCGTACTTCGTCAACAAGCCGGACACCATGACCGCCGAGCTCGACGGCCCGCTGATCCTGCTGGTCGACAAGAAGATCTCGAACATCCGCGAAATGCTGCCCGTGCTGGAAGCCGTTGCCAAAGCCGGCCGCCCACTGCTGATCGTGGCTGAAGACGTTGAAGGCGAAGCCCTGGCGACCCTGGTTGTGAACAACATGCGTGGCATCGTTAAAGTCGCAGCCGTCAAGGCTCCAGGCTTCGGCGACCGTCGCAAGGCCATGCTGCAGGACATCGCCGTACTGACCGGCGGTACCGTTATCTCCGAAGAGATCGGCCTGAGCCTGGAAAGCACCACCCTGGAGCACCTGGGTAACGCCAAGCGCGTGATCCTGTCCAAGGAAAACACCACCGTGATCGACGGTGCCGGCGTCGAGGCTGACATCCAGGCTCGCGTGACCCAGATCCGCGCACAAGTGGCCGAGACTTCGTCCGACTACGACCGTGAAAAACTGCAAGAGCGCCTGGCCAAGCTGTCCGGCGGCGTTGCTGTGATCAAGGTTGGCGCTGGTTCCGAAGTTGAAATGAAAGAGAAGAAAGCCCGCGTTGAAGACGCCCTGCACGCGACCCGCGCAGCCGTTGAAGAAGGCGTGGTACCTGGCGGCGGCGTGGCACTGGTACGTGCCCTGCAAGCCATCAGCGAACTCAAAGGCGACAACGATGACCAGAACGTGGGCATCCAGTTGCTGCGTCGCGCTGTAGAAGCTCCGCTGCGCCAGATCGTTGCCAACTCCGGTGACGAGCCAAGCGTTGTGGTCGACAAGGTCAAGCAGGGTTCGGGTAACTACGGTTACAACGCTGCGACCGGCGAATACGGCGACATGATCGAAATGGGTATCCTGGACCCGGCCAAAGTGACTCGTTCGGCTCTGCAAGCGGCTTCGTCGATTGCCAGCCTGATGATCACCACCGAGGCGATGATCGCTGAAATCAAGGAAGACGCTCCAGCTGGCGGCGGTATGCCAGACATGGGCGGCATGGGTGGCATGGGCGGCATGATGTAA
- a CDS encoding lipopolysaccharide kinase InaA family protein: MGVQAIEASMIPPGDFEHFWSQQGEWVEEPNVRRGGESGVQRIKDKDGKLLYAKRQTGHIYRSWLHPFGRPTVLREQDALLALTRLDVRVPQLIFCGAQRDPVHKWRALLVTQALEGFEEIEHWYAAGGRERHGEAVHDQILLTLAETLARMHKGRWQHGCIYIKHVFVRVTGEGEAAKAEVALLDFEKCRQRLTARRAASHDLKQLRRHSSFSDADWKKLVYFYEAAFGSAIKGL; encoded by the coding sequence ATGGGTGTGCAGGCAATAGAAGCATCAATGATTCCCCCCGGTGACTTCGAACATTTCTGGAGTCAACAGGGTGAGTGGGTGGAAGAGCCTAATGTGCGTCGCGGCGGTGAAAGCGGTGTGCAACGGATCAAGGACAAGGACGGCAAGCTACTTTATGCCAAGCGTCAGACCGGACATATTTATCGCAGCTGGCTGCACCCGTTCGGTCGACCGACCGTGCTTCGTGAGCAAGATGCACTGCTGGCATTGACCCGGCTGGATGTCCGCGTCCCCCAGCTTATTTTCTGTGGCGCCCAGCGGGACCCGGTCCACAAGTGGCGTGCGCTGCTGGTGACCCAGGCGCTGGAAGGTTTTGAAGAGATCGAGCACTGGTATGCCGCAGGTGGCCGCGAGCGCCATGGCGAAGCGGTGCATGATCAAATTCTCCTGACACTGGCTGAAACACTGGCGCGGATGCACAAGGGCCGTTGGCAACATGGCTGTATCTACATCAAGCACGTCTTTGTGCGTGTGACCGGAGAGGGAGAGGCGGCCAAGGCTGAAGTGGCTTTGCTCGATTTTGAAAAGTGTCGCCAGCGCCTGACTGCCCGGCGTGCGGCTTCCCATGACCTGAAACAGCTGCGGCGCCATTCGTCGTTCAGCGATGCCGATTGGAAAAAACTCGTCTACTTTTATGAGGCGGCGTTTGGCAGCGCTATCAAAGGTTTATAG
- the apbC gene encoding iron-sulfur cluster carrier protein ApbC — MSAVNRAAVETVLRQYTDPYLNQDPVSAGCVRAIDIQGDRVNVQLEIGYAADLFKSGWAQMLQMAIEGLDGVTAATVQVTSVIAAHKAQAQVPGLANVKNVIAVASGKGGVGKSTTAANLALALAREGAKVGILDADIYGPSQGIMFGIAEGTRPQIKDQKWFVPLQSHGVEVMSMAFLTDDNTPMVWRGPMVSGALLQLVTQTAWGDLDYLVIDMPPGTGDIQLTLAQKVPVAGAVIVTTPQDLALLDARKGVEMFRKVNIPVLGVVENMAVHICSNCGHAEHLFGEGGGEKLATQYGVELLASLPLSMVIREQADGGKPTVIAEPDSQIAMVYQELARHVGARIVLQEAASPAMPNITVSDD; from the coding sequence ATGAGCGCCGTCAACCGCGCAGCGGTGGAAACCGTCCTTCGCCAGTACACCGACCCCTACCTGAACCAGGATCCGGTCAGCGCCGGATGCGTGCGCGCCATCGATATCCAGGGCGATCGCGTCAATGTTCAGTTGGAGATCGGCTACGCCGCCGACCTGTTCAAGAGCGGCTGGGCGCAGATGCTGCAAATGGCGATCGAAGGCCTGGACGGCGTGACAGCCGCGACGGTCCAAGTCACCAGCGTGATCGCCGCGCATAAGGCCCAGGCGCAGGTGCCGGGGCTGGCCAATGTCAAGAATGTGATCGCCGTGGCCTCGGGCAAGGGCGGCGTGGGCAAGTCCACCACCGCCGCCAACCTGGCCCTGGCCCTGGCCCGTGAAGGGGCGAAGGTCGGGATTCTCGACGCGGACATCTACGGTCCGAGCCAGGGCATCATGTTCGGGATCGCCGAGGGTACCCGGCCGCAGATCAAGGACCAGAAGTGGTTCGTGCCGCTGCAATCCCATGGCGTGGAAGTCATGTCCATGGCCTTCCTGACCGACGACAACACGCCGATGGTCTGGCGCGGGCCGATGGTTTCCGGGGCCTTGCTGCAACTGGTCACGCAAACCGCGTGGGGCGACCTGGATTACCTGGTGATCGACATGCCGCCGGGCACTGGCGACATCCAGCTGACCCTGGCGCAGAAAGTCCCGGTGGCCGGCGCGGTGATCGTCACCACCCCTCAGGACTTGGCCCTGTTGGACGCGCGCAAGGGCGTGGAGATGTTCCGCAAGGTGAACATCCCGGTGCTGGGCGTGGTGGAGAACATGGCCGTGCACATCTGCTCCAATTGCGGACATGCCGAGCACCTGTTCGGCGAAGGTGGCGGGGAAAAACTGGCGACCCAGTACGGCGTCGAATTGCTGGCTTCGCTACCGCTGTCGATGGTGATCCGCGAACAGGCCGACGGCGGCAAGCCAACCGTCATCGCCGAGCCGGACAGCCAAATCGCCATGGTCTATCAGGAACTTGCCCGCCACGTGGGCGCGCGGATCGTGTTGCAGGAGGCCGCATCGCCGGCGATGCCGAACATCACTGTCAGCGATGATTGA
- a CDS encoding sensor histidine kinase, translating into MEFKQSLAQRIIIAFALMSALVAGAFAMGIVATVHLVEEKLISAGLGGDLQRLLLMDSVSDWNHRPEPDQLFYFSGGPGDFELPKDLRHLERGFHEVFREQLSYHAMVEIVDGRHYVLLQDQSDFEERERVLFAVVLVGFVLSLALAVFLGWVLARRVMAPVVRLARQVRHRDQLLGLAPPLAPDYAADEVGELAVAFDATLGRLRQALTRERLFTSDVSHELRTPLMVLATSCELLLENPALDPRGRTQVERINRASEEMRELVQTFLMLARSEREDNGMSPRLTLGQVAENLLGVWRGPIESKGLTLIFEPGQTVDTLYNATFLTAVMGNLLRNALHYTDQGFIRLSLTTTGFVVEDSGVGIPEEKREAMFEPFVRGNEKRGEGLGLGLSLVQRICENQAWTVSLSTMEPNGCHFEVELNPRG; encoded by the coding sequence ATGGAGTTTAAGCAGAGCCTTGCCCAACGGATCATCATCGCGTTTGCGCTGATGAGCGCATTGGTGGCTGGCGCGTTCGCCATGGGTATCGTGGCGACCGTCCATTTGGTTGAAGAGAAATTGATTTCCGCCGGGCTTGGCGGCGATCTGCAACGCCTGTTGTTGATGGACAGCGTCTCGGACTGGAACCACCGGCCGGAACCTGACCAATTGTTTTATTTCAGTGGTGGTCCGGGAGACTTCGAGTTGCCCAAGGATTTACGCCATCTGGAGCGCGGTTTCCACGAGGTGTTTCGCGAGCAATTGTCCTATCACGCCATGGTCGAGATCGTTGACGGCCGGCACTACGTATTGCTGCAAGACCAGAGCGACTTCGAAGAGCGCGAACGGGTGCTGTTTGCCGTGGTGCTGGTTGGTTTCGTGCTCAGCCTGGCGCTGGCGGTATTTTTGGGCTGGGTCCTGGCACGCCGGGTGATGGCGCCGGTGGTTCGCCTGGCCCGGCAAGTGCGCCATCGCGACCAGCTCCTCGGCCTCGCGCCGCCGTTGGCCCCGGATTATGCCGCCGATGAGGTGGGTGAGCTGGCCGTGGCGTTCGATGCCACACTGGGGCGCTTGCGCCAGGCCCTGACCCGCGAGCGGTTGTTTACCAGCGACGTGAGCCACGAGTTGCGCACACCGTTGATGGTCCTGGCGACCTCTTGCGAGTTGCTGCTGGAAAACCCGGCGCTGGACCCGCGCGGTCGTACCCAGGTCGAACGCATCAATCGGGCCAGTGAAGAGATGCGTGAGCTAGTGCAGACTTTCCTGATGCTCGCCAGGTCCGAACGTGAAGACAACGGCATGTCGCCGCGGCTGACCCTGGGGCAGGTGGCCGAGAATCTCCTCGGTGTGTGGCGCGGGCCCATCGAATCCAAAGGCCTGACGTTGATCTTCGAGCCCGGGCAAACTGTCGACACCCTGTATAACGCCACGTTCCTGACGGCGGTGATGGGCAATCTGTTGCGCAACGCCCTGCACTACACCGATCAGGGCTTCATCCGCCTTTCACTGACCACCACCGGATTTGTGGTCGAGGACAGCGGCGTGGGTATTCCTGAGGAAAAACGCGAGGCGATGTTCGAGCCGTTTGTGCGCGGTAATGAAAAACGCGGTGAGGGTCTGGGGCTGGGCTTGTCCCTGGTACAGCGCATTTGCGAGAACCAGGCTTGGACCGTCAGCCTCAGTACGATGGAGCCCAATGGTTGCCACTTCGAGGTGGAATTGAATCCAAGGGGCTAG
- a CDS encoding FxsA family protein → MRPFLLLFLLFPVLELFVFVKVSGAIGFFPALLLVILGSMLGVFVLRIAGLATALRARESLNRGELPAQTMLEGLMLALGGGLLILPGFISDVLGLVMLLPFTRRLLANKMRQRAEEQAMRQRAFADDLQSRGGPTPREPVGREPNVIEGEFEHRDPR, encoded by the coding sequence ATGCGCCCTTTTTTGTTGCTCTTTCTGCTGTTCCCGGTGTTGGAGCTGTTCGTATTCGTCAAGGTCAGCGGTGCGATCGGGTTTTTCCCGGCGCTGTTGCTGGTCATTCTCGGCTCGATGCTCGGCGTGTTCGTGCTGCGCATCGCCGGCCTCGCCACGGCACTGCGTGCCCGTGAAAGCCTGAACCGTGGCGAGCTGCCCGCCCAGACCATGCTCGAAGGCCTGATGCTGGCCCTGGGTGGCGGCCTGTTGATCCTGCCCGGCTTTATCAGCGACGTGCTGGGCCTGGTCATGCTGTTGCCGTTCACCCGTCGGTTGCTGGCCAATAAAATGCGTCAGCGCGCCGAAGAGCAGGCGATGCGTCAGCGCGCCTTCGCCGATGACCTGCAATCCCGTGGCGGTCCGACTCCGCGTGAACCTGTGGGCCGCGAGCCCAACGTGATCGAAGGCGAGTTCGAACACCGCGACCCTCGGTAA
- a CDS encoding co-chaperone GroES encodes MKLRPLHDRVVVRRSEEEKKTAGGIVLPGSAAEKPNQGEVLAVGPGKALENGEVRALSVKVGDKVVFGPYSGSNTVKVDGEDLLVIGESEILAVVEG; translated from the coding sequence ATGAAGCTTCGTCCTCTGCATGACCGCGTCGTCGTCCGTCGCAGCGAAGAAGAAAAGAAAACCGCTGGCGGTATCGTCCTGCCAGGTTCGGCTGCTGAAAAGCCAAACCAGGGTGAAGTCCTCGCTGTAGGCCCAGGTAAAGCACTGGAAAACGGTGAAGTACGTGCGCTGTCCGTGAAAGTGGGTGACAAGGTTGTTTTCGGCCCTTACTCCGGTAGCAACACTGTGAAAGTTGATGGCGAAGACCTGCTGGTTATCGGCGAGAGCGAAATCCTCGCTGTTGTCGAAGGCTGA
- a CDS encoding HugZ family protein, with protein MSVEAAKHARELLLKEYRGMLSTHSKSMPGFPFGSVVPYCLDAQGQPLILISRIAQHTHNLQKDPKCSMLVGERGAEDVQAVGRLTYLAEARKLEDNAAIEAAAERYYRYFPDSQNYHKAHDFDFWVLEPVRHRYIGGFGAIHWIDQLTLANPFAGKAEASMIEHMNADHAKAIAHYVELAGLSKSEPAQLVGIDSEGMHLRIGQGLHWLAFATPCNTPTQVREALVYLAHAEQWPKNTVADA; from the coding sequence TTGAGCGTTGAAGCTGCCAAGCATGCCCGGGAACTGCTGCTCAAGGAATACCGTGGAATGCTTTCCACTCATTCCAAGTCCATGCCAGGTTTTCCGTTCGGCTCCGTGGTGCCGTATTGCCTGGACGCACAAGGCCAGCCGCTGATCCTGATCAGCCGTATCGCCCAGCACACTCACAATCTGCAAAAAGACCCCAAGTGTTCGATGCTGGTGGGCGAGCGCGGTGCCGAGGACGTGCAGGCCGTGGGGCGCCTGACCTACCTGGCCGAAGCCCGGAAACTCGAAGACAACGCCGCCATCGAGGCGGCAGCCGAGCGTTATTACCGCTATTTCCCTGACTCGCAGAACTATCACAAGGCCCATGATTTCGATTTCTGGGTGCTCGAGCCGGTGCGCCATCGCTACATCGGCGGCTTTGGCGCCATTCACTGGATCGACCAGCTCACCCTGGCCAACCCCTTCGCCGGCAAAGCCGAAGCCAGCATGATCGAGCACATGAATGCCGATCACGCCAAAGCCATCGCTCATTACGTGGAGCTGGCCGGCCTGTCGAAAAGCGAACCGGCGCAACTGGTGGGCATCGACAGCGAGGGCATGCACCTGCGCATTGGCCAGGGCCTGCACTGGCTGGCGTTTGCGACGCCCTGCAACACCCCGACACAAGTGCGCGAAGCCTTGGTTTATCTGGCTCACGCCGAGCAATGGCCGAAAAATACCGTGGCTGATGCTTGA